A stretch of the Enterobacteriaceae endosymbiont of Donacia proxima genome encodes the following:
- the prmB gene encoding 50S ribosomal protein L3 N(5)-glutamine methyltransferase has product MKLEQILKKKIIIEELFSIQDVVRWVSSCFSMSNLWYGHGSDNPWDEAVNLILPILGLPPYIWNRVYNSRLSIKERKIIFELVIKRIKKRIPVVYLTNKTWFCGYELYIDNRVLIPRSPISELINNKFKSIISSHNHPKYILDLCTGSGCIAIACSYLFPNAHIDAVDISLDAINVVEHNIQLHGLENRITPICSNLFNKLSKYTYDLIISNPPYVNKKDISFLPKEYSYEPKIGLISDNKGIGIIEKIISMSPFFLKKNGILICEVGDKMINIIEKYPDIYFQWINIKNGGIGIFKMENK; this is encoded by the coding sequence ATGAAATTAGAACAAATTTTAAAAAAAAAAATCATAATAGAAGAACTTTTTTCGATTCAGGATGTAGTTCGTTGGGTATCAAGTTGTTTTAGCATGTCTAATTTATGGTATGGTCATGGTAGTGATAATCCATGGGACGAAGCTGTAAATTTAATTTTACCTATATTAGGATTACCTCCATATATTTGGAATAGAGTTTATAACTCTAGATTATCTATTAAAGAACGTAAAATTATTTTTGAATTAGTTATAAAACGTATAAAAAAAAGAATTCCTGTAGTTTATTTAACAAATAAAACTTGGTTTTGCGGTTATGAGTTATATATTGATAATAGAGTGTTAATACCTAGATCTCCTATTTCTGAATTAATTAATAATAAATTTAAATCTATTATTTCTTCTCATAATCATCCAAAATATATATTAGATTTATGTACTGGTAGTGGATGTATTGCTATAGCATGTTCATATTTATTTCCTAATGCACATATAGATGCAGTAGATATTTCTTTAGATGCAATTAATGTAGTTGAACATAATATTCAATTACATGGATTAGAAAATCGTATTACTCCTATATGTAGTAATTTATTTAATAAATTATCTAAATATACTTATGATTTAATCATTAGTAATCCTCCATATGTAAATAAAAAAGATATAAGTTTTTTACCAAAAGAATATTCATATGAACCTAAAATAGGATTAATTTCTGATAATAAGGGTATAGGAATTATTGAAAAAATAATATCTATGTCACCATTTTTTCTTAAAAAAAATGGTATTTTAATTTGTGAAGTTGGAGATAAAATGATAAATATTATAGAAAAATATCCAGATATATATTTTCAATGGATAAATATTAAAAATGGAGGTATAGGTATATTTAAAATGGAAAATAAATAA
- the rnc gene encoding ribonuclease III — protein MNFIMINQLQKKLGYIFNHQDLLYQALTHRSASSKHNERLEFLGDSILSYIIAKALYNKFPDVNEGNMSRMRASLVRGNTLASIAREFKLGEYLFLGPGEYKNGGYNRESILADTMEALIGSICLDSNIKVVEKIILLWYQFRLKTILPGNNQKDPKTRLQEYLQRSHLPLPYYFIVQINGEVHNQKFTIQCKISGISKIIRGIGSSRRKAEQSAAEKALKKLGLE, from the coding sequence ATAAATTTTATTATGATTAATCAATTACAGAAAAAATTGGGTTATATTTTTAATCATCAAGATTTATTATATCAAGCTTTAACACATAGAAGTGCAAGTAGTAAACATAATGAAAGATTAGAATTTTTAGGTGATTCTATATTAAGCTATATAATAGCTAAAGCATTATATAATAAATTTCCTGATGTAAATGAAGGTAATATGAGTCGTATGCGTGCTTCTTTAGTTAGAGGTAATACTCTAGCAAGTATTGCAAGAGAATTTAAATTAGGTGAATATTTATTTTTAGGACCTGGAGAATATAAAAATGGAGGTTATAATAGAGAATCTATTTTAGCAGATACAATGGAAGCATTAATAGGAAGTATATGTTTAGATAGTAACATTAAAGTTGTAGAAAAAATTATTTTACTTTGGTACCAATTTAGATTAAAAACAATTTTACCAGGTAATAATCAAAAAGATCCTAAAACAAGATTACAAGAATATTTACAAAGATCACATTTACCTTTACCATATTATTTTATTGTACAAATAAATGGAGAAGTACATAATCAGAAATTTACGATACAATGTAAAATTAGTGGAATATCAAAAATAATTAGGGGTATAGGATCTAGTCGTCGTAAAGCGGAACAATCAGCTGCTGAAAAAGCATTAAAAAAACTTGGACTAGAATAG
- a CDS encoding symmetrical bis(5'-nucleosyl)-tetraphosphatase yields MTTYFIGDIHGYYNEFISLLKKIRFDNKNDQLWITGDLISRGPDSKKVLYYLYSIRKSIKLVLGNHDLYLISLSLGSMNSNINDPIILNLLKDIKIKFIINSWLKYQPFVQYDENKKILMSHAGIAPQWENISTILSASNEAKDIISSEKNKIFFDYINNEKYQINDWKKNKLIGFQRFSFIINAFTKMRYCYPDGTLEMLTKKAPNDINSIVLKPWFDIPNLLYKKYTIFFGHWSDLQGGGYTPKNIIGLDTGCCWGNQLTVFTWETKKFHSITCII; encoded by the coding sequence ATGACTACTTATTTTATTGGAGATATTCATGGTTATTATAATGAATTTATTTCCTTATTAAAAAAAATTCGTTTCGATAATAAAAATGATCAATTATGGATTACAGGTGATCTTATTTCTAGAGGACCAGATTCTAAAAAAGTTTTATATTATTTATATTCTATTAGAAAATCTATAAAATTAGTTTTAGGAAACCATGATTTATATTTAATATCATTATCTTTAGGTTCAATGAACAGTAATATTAATGATCCAATAATTTTAAATTTATTAAAAGATATTAAAATAAAATTTATCATAAATTCTTGGTTAAAATATCAACCTTTTGTTCAATATGATGAAAATAAAAAAATTTTAATGTCACATGCTGGTATAGCTCCTCAATGGGAAAATATTTCTACTATATTATCTGCTTCTAATGAAGCAAAAGATATAATTTCTAGTGAAAAAAATAAAATTTTTTTTGATTATATAAATAATGAAAAGTATCAAATAAATGATTGGAAAAAAAATAAATTAATTGGATTTCAACGTTTTAGTTTTATTATTAACGCATTTACAAAAATGAGATATTGTTACCCAGATGGTACATTAGAAATGTTAACTAAAAAAGCTCCTAATGATATTAATTCAATTGTATTAAAACCATGGTTTGATATTCCTAATTTATTGTATAAAAAATATACAATATTTTTTGGTCATTGGTCTGATTTACAAGGTGGGGGATATACTCCTAAAAATATTATAGGTTTAGATACTGGATGTTGTTGGGGGAATCAATTAACTGTTTTTACATGGGAAACTAAAAAATTTCATAGTATAACTTGTATAATATAA
- the acpS gene encoding holo-ACP synthase: MNIFGIGIDIIAINRIKKIFLLFGNRFACKILTKYELSIYKKNTHKIKLLAKFFTAKEATVKALSTGFTNGIFFNQVELLSSKNNKPKIILYKKALKFLKNMDFKYKIHISFSDEKKYACSIVIIEKK; the protein is encoded by the coding sequence ATGAATATTTTTGGGATTGGAATCGATATAATCGCAATTAATAGAATTAAAAAAATTTTTTTGCTTTTTGGTAATCGTTTCGCTTGTAAAATTTTAACAAAATATGAGTTATCTATATATAAAAAAAATACTCATAAAATTAAACTATTAGCAAAATTTTTTACAGCTAAAGAAGCAACAGTAAAAGCTTTAAGTACTGGTTTTACAAATGGTATTTTTTTTAATCAAGTAGAACTATTAAGTTCTAAAAATAATAAACCAAAAATAATTTTATATAAAAAAGCATTAAAATTTTTAAAAAATATGGATTTTAAATATAAAATTCATATTTCATTTTCGGATGAAAAAAAATATGCATGTTCAATAGTTATTATTGAAAAAAAATAA
- the rsmA gene encoding 16S rRNA (adenine(1518)-N(6)/adenine(1519)-N(6))-dimethyltransferase RsmA, with translation MKIFFKKKYGQHILVNKKIIKKIISLINPKYYHIMVEIGPGLGALTIPMIKYNQNISIIEIDKNFVNFLKKKQVLINSNIHIILNNILNFNFYTLIQKYKKRIRIFGNLPYNISTKIIFYLFNYLNNIKDMHFIMQKEVVNRLTAYPGGKNYGCLSIMIQLFCKIKTLLEIKPNDFYPKPKIFSNMIYMRPYVNKNYNLDDIFFLKKIIKQAFSMRRKILRNSLINLFSIEELDDLGIDYKIRAEDVSISEYCQLANWLKTNHKRL, from the coding sequence ATGAAAATATTTTTTAAAAAAAAATATGGACAACATATTTTAGTAAATAAAAAAATTATAAAAAAAATAATATCTTTAATAAATCCTAAATATTACCATATAATGGTCGAAATAGGTCCTGGTTTAGGAGCATTAACTATACCAATGATTAAATATAATCAAAATATTTCTATTATTGAAATAGATAAAAATTTTGTTAATTTTTTAAAAAAAAAACAAGTTTTAATTAATTCAAATATTCATATTATATTAAATAATATATTGAATTTTAATTTTTATACTTTAATTCAAAAATATAAAAAAAGAATACGAATTTTCGGTAATTTACCATATAATATTTCTACAAAAATAATTTTCTATTTGTTTAATTATTTAAATAATATTAAAGATATGCATTTTATAATGCAAAAAGAAGTAGTAAATCGTTTAACTGCATATCCTGGAGGGAAAAATTATGGATGTTTAAGTATAATGATTCAATTATTTTGTAAAATAAAAACTTTATTAGAAATAAAACCAAATGATTTTTACCCTAAACCTAAAATATTTTCTAATATGATATATATGAGGCCTTATGTAAATAAAAATTATAATTTAGATGATATTTTTTTTTTAAAAAAAATTATTAAACAAGCTTTTAGTATGAGAAGAAAAATTTTACGAAATAGTTTAATAAATTTATTTTCTATAGAAGAATTAGATGATTTAGGTATTGATTATAAAATTCGTGCTGAAGATGTTTCAATATCAGAATATTGTCAATTAGCTAACTGGTTAAAAACAAATCATAAAAGGTTATAA
- a CDS encoding peroxiredoxin, which produces MILVTKKAPDFNASAVLEDGSIIDNFNLYDYLNNTITILFFWPLDFTFVCPTEIISLNKHLNSFNKRNVNILGISCDSQFVHYAWRNTPINKGGIGHIKFIMISDIKKNIQKSYGIEHPELGIALRAVFLIDKKKIIRHQLVNDLPFGRNINEIIRMIDALNHYEKYGNVCPAQWEKGKKSLTPNSIGIANYLSQNIDEL; this is translated from the coding sequence ATGATTTTAGTAACTAAAAAAGCTCCAGATTTTAATGCGTCTGCTGTTTTAGAAGACGGATCTATTATTGATAATTTTAATTTATATGATTATTTAAATAATACAATTACTATATTATTTTTTTGGCCTTTAGATTTTACATTTGTTTGTCCTACAGAAATTATATCATTAAATAAACATTTAAATTCTTTTAATAAAAGAAATGTAAATATTTTAGGTATATCATGTGATTCACAATTTGTTCATTACGCTTGGCGTAATACTCCTATAAATAAAGGAGGTATAGGGCATATTAAATTTATAATGATTTCTGATATTAAAAAAAATATTCAAAAATCTTATGGTATTGAACATCCTGAATTAGGAATTGCATTAAGAGCTGTATTTTTAATAGATAAAAAAAAAATAATTAGACATCAATTAGTAAATGATCTTCCATTTGGAAGAAATATAAATGAAATAATTCGCATGATTGATGCTTTAAATCATTATGAAAAATATGGTAATGTATGTCCTGCACAATGGGAAAAGGGTAAAAAAAGCTTAACCCCTAATTCTATTGGAATCGCTAATTATTTATCCCAAAATATAGACGAATTATAA
- the apaG gene encoding Co2+/Mg2+ efflux protein ApaG, translating into MKSLLSQVYIKVHSMYVKSQSIPTINRYVFAYTITIYNLGKKILQLISRYWTITNGNGKKTQMYCEGVISKKTYIKPGNNFYYTSGAILETPIGIMQGHYIMIDENNHVYHVDIPIFRLAIKTYIH; encoded by the coding sequence ATGAAATCATTATTATCTCAAGTTTATATAAAAGTACATAGTATGTATGTAAAATCTCAATCTATACCTACAATTAATCGTTATGTTTTTGCTTATACAATTACCATATATAATTTAGGAAAAAAAATTTTACAGTTAATTAGCCGTTATTGGACGATAACCAATGGAAATGGTAAAAAAACACAAATGTATTGTGAAGGAGTTATTAGTAAAAAAACGTATATTAAACCAGGTAATAATTTTTACTATACTAGTGGTGCTATTTTAGAAACACCTATTGGTATAATGCAAGGTCATTATATAATGATTGATGAAAATAATCATGTTTATCATGTAGATATTCCAATTTTTCGATTAGCAATAAAAACTTATATACATTAA
- the era gene encoding GTPase Era, whose translation MKKISSCYGSILILGRTNVGKSTLLNFLVKKKISIVSHKKNTTSSNIIGVYNNDIYQIEFIDTPGNIFSKNRIFNLLKNNQYDFILFILDKTKWSYIEENFSKIFSKINIPIILIINKIDQIKNKNILLPYINFLKKKINIFHLFIISAKYKLYTNDLYHIICNNLPKKKHFYSKNYITNQTDKVIIKEIIRENIMKFLHKEIPYLIKIKVIFSKILSDEINIIFLVKKINHKKIIIGKNSNNIKLIRNKSEQNIEKFFKKKIKLHIWIKIK comes from the coding sequence GTGAAAAAAATATCATCATGTTATGGAAGTATTTTAATATTAGGTAGAACTAATGTAGGTAAATCTACTTTATTAAATTTTTTAGTGAAGAAAAAAATATCAATTGTTTCTCATAAAAAAAATACTACAAGTAGCAATATTATTGGAGTTTATAATAATGATATTTATCAAATAGAATTTATTGATACTCCTGGAAATATATTTTCTAAAAATAGAATTTTTAATTTATTAAAAAATAATCAATATGATTTTATATTATTTATTTTAGATAAAACTAAATGGAGTTATATAGAAGAAAATTTTAGTAAAATTTTTTCTAAAATTAATATACCGATAATATTAATTATTAACAAAATTGATCAAATTAAAAATAAAAATATATTATTACCATATATTAATTTTCTTAAAAAGAAAATAAATATTTTTCATTTATTTATAATTTCAGCTAAATATAAATTATATACAAATGATCTTTATCATATAATTTGTAATAATTTACCTAAAAAAAAACATTTTTATTCTAAAAATTATATTACAAATCAAACAGATAAGGTAATTATTAAAGAAATTATAAGAGAAAATATTATGAAATTTCTTCATAAAGAAATACCATATTTAATTAAAATTAAAGTAATTTTTTCTAAAATTTTATCAGATGAAATAAATATTATATTTTTAGTAAAAAAAATAAATCATAAAAAAATAATAATAGGTAAAAATTCTAATAACATAAAATTAATCAGAAATAAGTCAGAACAAAATATAGAAAAATTTTTTAAAAAAAAGATAAAATTACATATATGGATAAAAATTAAGTAA
- the aroC gene encoding chorismate synthase, translated as MSGNSIGKLFTVTTFGESHGKSLGCIVDGVPPKIPLTITDIQKDLDRRKPGTSKYTSPRRELDQIKILSGVFNNLTTGTSIGLLINNVDVKSQDYQKIKNIFRPGHADYTYKKKYGIRDYRGGGRSSARETTMRVAAGAIAKKYLGIKYNIKIKGYLSQMGDIICNFDNWEEVNKNPFFCPNKNQVKLLKDKINYLKNNGDSIGAKITIIIKNVPVGLGEPVFDKLDAELAYALMSINAVKGIEIGDGFNCINKLGSNYRDEIRSNGFKSNNSGGILGGISTGQNIIINFAVKPTSSISKPCKTINSLGEETYCITQGRHDPCVGIRAVPIGEAMVGIILMDHLLRYRAQCADIINCNKYS; from the coding sequence ATGTCAGGTAATAGTATCGGAAAATTATTTACAGTTACAACTTTTGGTGAATCACATGGTAAATCTTTAGGGTGTATAGTTGATGGTGTACCTCCTAAAATTCCATTAACAATAACAGATATACAAAAAGATTTAGATAGACGAAAACCAGGAACATCTAAATATACTTCTCCACGTAGAGAATTAGATCAGATAAAAATTTTATCGGGTGTATTTAATAATTTAACAACTGGCACAAGTATCGGTTTATTAATAAATAATGTTGATGTTAAATCTCAAGATTATCAAAAAATTAAAAATATTTTTCGTCCAGGGCATGCAGATTATACTTACAAAAAAAAATATGGTATTCGTGATTATAGAGGTGGAGGACGTTCTTCAGCTAGAGAAACAACAATGCGTGTTGCAGCAGGAGCTATAGCTAAAAAATATTTAGGTATAAAATATAATATAAAAATTAAGGGTTATTTATCTCAAATGGGTGATATTATTTGTAATTTTGATAATTGGGAAGAAGTTAATAAAAATCCTTTTTTTTGTCCAAATAAAAATCAAGTAAAATTATTAAAAGATAAAATTAATTATTTAAAAAATAATGGTGATTCTATAGGTGCTAAAATTACTATTATTATAAAAAATGTACCAGTAGGGTTAGGAGAACCGGTATTTGATAAATTAGATGCTGAATTAGCTTATGCATTAATGAGTATTAATGCAGTAAAAGGAATCGAAATAGGTGATGGATTTAATTGCATAAATAAATTAGGAAGTAATTATAGAGATGAAATTAGAAGTAATGGATTTAAAAGTAATAATTCAGGAGGAATTTTAGGAGGTATTAGCACCGGACAAAATATTATTATTAATTTTGCAGTAAAACCTACTTCTAGTATTTCTAAACCATGTAAAACTATTAATTCATTAGGAGAAGAAACATATTGTATTACACAAGGACGACATGATCCTTGTGTAGGAATTAGAGCTGTTCCGATAGGAGAAGCAATGGTAGGAATAATCTTAATGGATCATTTATTACGTTATCGTGCACAGTGTGCTGATATTATCAATTGTAATAAATATTCATAA
- the djlA gene encoding co-chaperone DjlA → MMNIYSGYQLLFFIYKKMIDSHEYKYFNVLIKIILGVFFTILINDIFNFYNKKHQFFYIKNIKKEYLKINFEIMGCISKSKGYISKYDINYTTNLMNQINLNKKNIIFMQKAFLYGKKTDYPLISKLNYLNFLISYYDPTLVNNFLETQIELSFINKKLHFKTKKVLNIIFQNLNISMFDILLIIKKLKYRNKYINEKDLFFYNFFFYQRKTNNNYYDNNFKNKKNIDNNKLAIKKAYKLLGIKYDDNLLTIKRAYHKLLSKYHPDKLISKGYSSKKLEKAKIKTQNIHKAFNIIKKYMK, encoded by the coding sequence ATGATGAACATATATTCTGGATATCAATTACTATTTTTTATTTACAAAAAAATGATTGATAGTCATGAATATAAATATTTTAATGTATTAATTAAAATAATATTAGGGGTATTTTTTACTATATTAATAAATGATATATTTAATTTTTATAACAAAAAGCATCAATTTTTTTATATAAAAAATATAAAAAAAGAATATTTGAAAATTAATTTTGAAATTATGGGATGTATAAGTAAATCTAAAGGTTATATCAGTAAATATGATATAAATTATACAACAAATTTAATGAATCAAATAAATTTAAATAAAAAAAATATTATTTTTATGCAAAAAGCTTTTTTATATGGTAAAAAAACAGATTATCCATTAATTAGTAAATTAAATTATTTGAATTTTTTAATTTCTTATTATGATCCTACTTTAGTAAATAATTTTTTAGAAACACAAATTGAATTATCATTTATTAACAAAAAATTACATTTTAAAACTAAAAAAGTATTAAATATTATTTTTCAAAATTTGAATATATCAATGTTTGATATTCTTTTAATTATAAAAAAATTAAAATATCGTAATAAATATATTAATGAAAAAGATTTATTTTTTTATAATTTTTTCTTTTATCAAAGAAAAACAAATAATAATTATTATGATAATAATTTTAAAAATAAAAAAAATATAGATAATAATAAATTAGCTATAAAAAAAGCTTATAAATTATTAGGAATCAAATATGATGATAATCTTTTAACTATAAAAAGAGCATATCATAAATTACTTAGTAAGTATCATCCAGATAAATTAATATCAAAAGGTTATTCATCAAAAAAATTAGAAAAAGCAAAAATTAAAACACAAAATATACATAAAGCATTTAATATTATTAAAAAATATATGAAATAA